A portion of the Granulosicoccus antarcticus IMCC3135 genome contains these proteins:
- a CDS encoding BCCT family transporter: protein MAIEPPFTDLEIKKAESGFYEGNSLPIALVSKSIMVALVLWALLSPETANKMLSAWNSSLLVGFNTFYIVATGGFAFFLLILALIPSVGRRRLGTGNDKPEFSNFSWFSMMFGAGLGVGLMVYATAEPMGLWGSNPVILEGGAVANTADALGSAYRYTFLHYGFHAWAIYVVTGLCLAYYAYSRDMPLTIRTALTPLFGRFLNGFLGHVVDILGVVATILGVSVTIGFGVSQLVDGLYAITDMSWLMNTSGDIPTPSTVGLISALMMIMVMSIISAVSGVGKGVKYLSNLNLVLSLILLGTFVVFGSFGFSMSTYGTAFIDYVAHFAQLSFGAFSSMTQADFTAALPEAVRALPEADVNALYSGAINAWGSLSGFQDKLPEAFSALENSEALSATVYEVGTEGRQFGWQAGWTTFYWAWWIAFSPFVGLFLARISRGRSVREFIVGCVFAPAMVCFAWMTILGASAIEMELNGTADGAIIAASTTNKLFATLQVMLAGNEALLSGITIMSVVLILTFLVTSADSGILVMNTIMSGGDQEAGIKHRIVWGVVMTAVIGTLLVAGGGGFDALKNAMIIGALPFAMVMVLMCVSLAKALYRDSLREMA from the coding sequence ATGGCGATAGAACCCCCATTCACAGACTTGGAAATCAAAAAAGCCGAGTCAGGTTTTTACGAAGGAAATAGCTTGCCTATTGCCTTGGTCAGCAAGTCCATCATGGTGGCTTTGGTGCTGTGGGCGCTGCTGTCCCCGGAAACGGCCAATAAAATGCTCAGCGCGTGGAACTCATCGTTGCTGGTGGGCTTTAATACGTTTTATATTGTAGCCACTGGGGGATTTGCGTTCTTCCTTCTGATTTTGGCACTGATTCCTTCAGTGGGTAGGCGTCGATTGGGCACCGGCAACGACAAGCCTGAGTTTTCAAACTTCTCCTGGTTCTCGATGATGTTCGGTGCGGGTCTGGGTGTTGGATTGATGGTCTACGCGACTGCTGAGCCTATGGGGTTGTGGGGTTCCAATCCTGTGATACTGGAAGGCGGTGCGGTTGCCAATACAGCAGACGCTCTAGGCTCTGCCTACCGTTACACCTTCTTGCACTATGGTTTTCACGCATGGGCGATCTACGTCGTGACAGGTCTGTGTCTGGCTTACTATGCCTATTCGCGAGATATGCCTCTGACTATCCGTACTGCTCTGACGCCATTATTTGGTCGTTTTTTGAATGGCTTCCTGGGTCACGTGGTCGACATCCTGGGTGTCGTTGCCACAATTCTGGGGGTGTCTGTCACCATCGGATTTGGTGTCAGCCAGTTGGTCGATGGCCTCTATGCGATTACCGATATGTCGTGGCTGATGAACACGTCCGGTGATATACCGACGCCAAGCACCGTAGGGTTGATTTCAGCCTTGATGATGATCATGGTGATGTCGATCATCTCTGCAGTATCGGGTGTGGGCAAAGGGGTTAAATATCTCTCTAACCTGAATCTTGTCTTGTCGTTGATCTTGTTGGGTACGTTTGTTGTCTTTGGCTCGTTTGGTTTTTCCATGAGCACTTACGGCACAGCCTTTATTGACTATGTGGCCCACTTTGCTCAGCTGTCATTTGGTGCTTTCAGCTCAATGACACAAGCTGATTTCACAGCAGCATTGCCAGAAGCGGTAAGGGCTTTGCCAGAAGCTGATGTCAACGCACTCTACAGTGGTGCCATCAATGCGTGGGGGTCTTTGTCTGGCTTCCAGGACAAGCTGCCCGAAGCTTTCTCAGCCTTGGAAAACAGCGAAGCGCTATCAGCAACTGTTTATGAGGTGGGTACCGAAGGGCGACAGTTTGGTTGGCAAGCAGGCTGGACCACTTTCTACTGGGCGTGGTGGATCGCATTTTCCCCTTTTGTTGGTCTGTTTCTGGCACGTATTTCACGCGGCCGTTCAGTGCGTGAATTCATTGTAGGCTGTGTGTTTGCGCCGGCGATGGTGTGTTTCGCCTGGATGACTATTCTCGGTGCTTCCGCTATCGAGATGGAACTCAATGGCACGGCAGATGGGGCGATTATCGCGGCTTCTACCACCAATAAGTTGTTCGCTACACTTCAGGTGATGTTGGCTGGCAATGAGGCCTTGCTGTCAGGTATCACGATCATGAGTGTTGTGTTGATCCTGACTTTCCTGGTCACTTCTGCTGATTCGGGTATTTTGGTGATGAACACCATCATGTCCGGTGGCGATCAAGAGGCCGGCATCAAGCACCGCATCGTGTGGGGTGTTGTCATGACCGCTGTTATCGGTACTTTGCTGGTCGCAGGTGGTGGTGGGTTTGATGCTCTGAAGAACGCCATGATCATCGGTGCATTGCCATTTGCGATGGTAATGGTATTGATGTGTGTTTCGCTGGCTAAGGCGTTGTATCGCGATAGCTTGCGCGAGATGGCTTAA
- a CDS encoding DUF3726 domain-containing protein — protein sequence MSRLFSLSEIDAVCRKAARGAGYGWGMAEEAGRSARWLAAYGFQGPEALAAWLRTLQPEASLHRPSLQEGIWRAQRNICPLSAGTLASDYESKLFSGETFEFEQVQQPILMLSMVARIVENRECSLIFSLNDHDIVCVAQKIMFSSDFPWETSCADVSVYLTDFETASKQETVEPSAQSRVVDEAAYETLLELAHRTYAPATEASRIAGAGASASAGTTDND from the coding sequence GTGAGTCGTCTATTTTCTTTGAGTGAAATAGACGCTGTGTGCCGCAAAGCGGCGCGCGGAGCTGGTTATGGTTGGGGTATGGCGGAAGAGGCAGGGCGTTCCGCTCGTTGGCTGGCTGCTTACGGTTTTCAGGGGCCCGAGGCCCTGGCTGCCTGGTTGCGTACGCTTCAGCCAGAGGCAAGTCTGCATAGGCCGAGCCTGCAAGAGGGGATCTGGCGCGCGCAACGAAATATCTGCCCGTTGAGCGCAGGCACGTTGGCGAGTGATTACGAGTCAAAGTTGTTCAGTGGTGAAACATTTGAATTCGAGCAGGTACAGCAGCCGATTTTGATGTTGTCGATGGTGGCACGGATTGTAGAGAATCGTGAGTGTTCGCTGATTTTCTCGTTGAACGATCATGACATAGTCTGCGTGGCGCAAAAAATCATGTTCAGTTCAGATTTCCCGTGGGAAACATCTTGCGCCGATGTCAGCGTGTACCTGACTGACTTTGAGACTGCGTCTAAACAGGAGACTGTCGAGCCGTCTGCGCAAAGCCGAGTCGTTGACGAAGCTGCGTATGAGACCTTGCTGGAGTTGGCGCACCGTACTTATGCTCCAGCAACTGAGGCCTCGCGTATAGCGGGTGCGGGTGCAAGTGCGAGCGCGGGTACAACGGATAACGATTGA
- a CDS encoding Ldh family oxidoreductase, whose translation MSEQQKITVSLDDIEQATLQALVKAGAESWIAAEVASAVREAEATGNVICGLYYLESYCKQLVSGRVKGDVTPEVSRPRAASVRVDAAFGFAQPAFARALPLAIETAREAGTCSLAVCHAHTCTSLGFFTRQIAQAGLVAIGFTNASAVVSPPGGTKAVLGTNPIAMSVPAEHGGVAFQFDQSTSAIALGKITMAAAAGEQIPPGWAVDAQGQATTDPQAALKGSLVSTGGYKGYGFGLMAEILASAMTGGVNSVDIKGLKLPEGAPHNLGQFYFLLDPSTYAGDEFWQRLARLSEVVDEQEGARLPGSNRIDVSEVSIDSAVWQLAQALG comes from the coding sequence ATGAGTGAACAACAGAAAATAACGGTCAGCCTTGATGATATTGAGCAGGCCACACTGCAAGCACTGGTTAAAGCGGGTGCAGAGTCGTGGATAGCGGCAGAAGTTGCGTCGGCTGTGCGAGAGGCTGAGGCCACGGGCAATGTGATTTGTGGATTGTATTACCTGGAGAGTTACTGCAAGCAATTAGTCTCTGGGCGTGTAAAAGGTGATGTCACGCCTGAAGTGAGTAGGCCGCGAGCGGCGAGTGTGCGGGTGGATGCAGCGTTCGGTTTTGCTCAGCCTGCCTTTGCCAGGGCGTTGCCACTGGCGATAGAGACAGCACGCGAGGCAGGGACGTGTAGCCTTGCGGTTTGTCATGCACACACTTGCACATCCCTTGGTTTTTTCACTCGCCAGATTGCGCAGGCCGGACTGGTCGCGATTGGCTTCACCAATGCTTCGGCAGTTGTCTCTCCACCCGGTGGCACCAAGGCGGTACTGGGGACTAACCCAATTGCCATGTCGGTGCCTGCTGAACACGGCGGTGTTGCGTTTCAGTTCGATCAAAGCACCAGTGCCATCGCGCTCGGCAAAATCACGATGGCGGCGGCTGCTGGCGAGCAAATTCCACCAGGTTGGGCTGTTGATGCGCAAGGCCAAGCAACCACAGATCCTCAAGCTGCGCTGAAAGGCTCGTTGGTCTCGACCGGCGGTTACAAAGGTTATGGCTTTGGACTGATGGCCGAGATCCTGGCGTCGGCGATGACGGGTGGCGTCAACTCGGTTGATATCAAAGGTCTGAAACTACCTGAAGGCGCTCCGCACAATTTGGGGCAGTTCTATTTCTTGCTCGATCCGAGCACTTATGCAGGCGATGAGTTCTGGCAGCGCCTGGCCCGATTGAGTGAAGTGGTCGATGAGCAAGAGGGCGCGCGGCTGCCCGGATCCAATCGAATCGATGTATCTGAAGTAAGCATAGATAGCGCAGTTTGGCAGCTTGCTCAGGCCCTGGGCTAG